A section of the Ignavibacteriales bacterium genome encodes:
- a CDS encoding AAA family ATPase, giving the protein MAKDTTVNPTKIRLDEIEKELAELKSQRDELTAHWNLEKELIKTIRASKEEIDNLKAEAERYEREGDLSKVAEIRYGKIPELEKTIETKNSELKKVQENKQMLKEEVDADDIAEIVSRWTGIPVSKMLEGEREKLLKMEENLAQRLIGQKEAVVAVSEAIRRSRAGLQDENRPIGSFIFLGTTGVGKTELARALAEFLFDDEKAIVRIDMSEYMEKFSVSRLIGAPPGYVGYEEGGQLTEAVRRRPYCVVLLDEIEKAHPDVYNILLQVLDEGRLTDSKGKTVNFKNTIIIMTSNIGSHIIQERLQDITEKNRDEVMSELRSKLFDLLKATIRPEFLNRIDEIILFKPLTEGEIRLIVDLQLASVQRMLQHNQMGMEVDTDVKDWLGKLGFDINYGARPLKRTIQKYITNPLSERLLNGEFLPGDDIHVKMKGEGQIDFEKAKGGSKK; this is encoded by the coding sequence ATGGCTAAAGATACAACCGTAAATCCCACCAAAATACGCCTGGATGAAATCGAAAAAGAGCTTGCCGAACTCAAATCCCAGAGGGACGAGTTAACCGCACACTGGAATTTGGAGAAGGAGCTTATTAAAACCATACGGGCGTCCAAGGAGGAAATCGATAATCTAAAAGCCGAAGCCGAACGATATGAACGCGAAGGCGACCTGTCCAAAGTAGCGGAAATCAGGTACGGAAAAATCCCTGAACTCGAAAAGACCATAGAGACAAAGAACTCCGAACTGAAAAAAGTTCAAGAGAATAAGCAGATGCTGAAAGAGGAGGTAGATGCGGATGACATAGCGGAGATCGTCTCGAGGTGGACGGGAATACCGGTTAGCAAGATGCTGGAGGGCGAGCGTGAGAAGCTATTGAAGATGGAAGAAAACCTCGCACAGAGGCTGATAGGACAAAAGGAAGCGGTTGTTGCAGTATCGGAAGCAATACGAAGGTCACGTGCTGGACTCCAGGATGAGAACAGACCCATCGGGTCGTTTATTTTCCTTGGTACAACGGGTGTAGGTAAGACGGAGCTGGCGCGAGCGCTGGCTGAGTTTTTATTCGATGATGAAAAGGCGATCGTGAGAATAGATATGAGCGAATATATGGAGAAGTTCTCCGTGTCGCGTCTTATTGGCGCGCCTCCGGGATATGTAGGCTATGAGGAAGGCGGTCAGCTGACTGAAGCAGTCAGAAGGAGGCCATATTGTGTGGTGCTTCTCGACGAAATAGAAAAAGCTCACCCGGACGTTTACAATATTTTACTTCAGGTACTCGATGAAGGCAGGCTGACGGATTCAAAGGGAAAGACGGTGAACTTCAAGAATACGATAATCATAATGACGTCCAACATCGGCTCTCATATTATACAGGAAAGACTGCAAGACATAACCGAAAAGAACAGGGACGAAGTGATGAGCGAATTAAGGTCGAAGCTTTTCGACCTGCTAAAGGCAACCATACGACCGGAGTTTTTAAACAGGATAGACGAAATAATACTCTTTAAGCCTCTTACCGAAGGAGAGATAAGGCTCATAGTGGACCTACAGCTTGCAAGCGTACAGAGGATGCTACAGCACAACCAGATGGGTATGGAAGTAGATACGGATGTAAAGGACTGGTTAGGAAAGCTCGGGTTCGATATTAATTACGGGGCGCGGCCGCTAAAACGTACTATCCAAAAGTACATTACCAATCCCCTTTCGGAGAGGCTGCTTAACGGAGAGTTTCTGCCGGGCGACGATATCCATGTTAAGATGAAAGGTGAAGGGCAAATCGATTTTGAAAAAGCAAAAGGCGGTTCCAAAAAATAA
- a CDS encoding ABC transporter permease, whose product MSVEYFIARRYLFSKKRMNFITIISTISIVGVTIGVAAMIIVLSVFNGFNSKVTSLLVAFDPHIRIESKNSNQLSNYQELSGKINDIDMKASSPFTLNKGLIATNDVTKAVYIKGIDEKKYGEVSGLEQSTILGELNLKDKGDIGGIVLGRTLAGELRSLEGDTVTMISTVGLEKSLTQFVEPITKKFIVRGIFESDNKEYDNKYAFISLGNSQQLFDLGDNVNGIDIRLNDIKASESVKKELEEKLGPDYTVSTWYDLHADFYSLMNIERWVSFSILSLIIVVASFNILTSLTMTVIEKKRDIGVLKAIGATEKMIRRIFLYEGITVGLIGMVVGTLLGLLTILGQIQFKFYQLDPMRYAVDALPVELRVMDFITVPLAAFLLCFFASIYPAYKAAKSDPIQSIRWE is encoded by the coding sequence ATGAGCGTAGAATATTTCATAGCGAGGCGGTACCTGTTTTCAAAGAAGCGGATGAATTTCATCACCATCATCTCGACCATCTCCATAGTCGGTGTAACAATCGGTGTCGCGGCAATGATAATCGTTCTTTCTGTATTCAACGGGTTCAATTCAAAGGTAACGTCACTTCTGGTTGCATTCGATCCGCACATAAGGATAGAATCGAAGAATTCTAACCAGCTAAGCAATTACCAGGAGCTGTCAGGGAAGATAAATGACATCGACATGAAGGCTTCCTCCCCTTTCACGCTGAATAAAGGACTCATAGCGACGAATGACGTTACAAAGGCGGTTTACATAAAAGGGATCGACGAGAAGAAGTACGGTGAAGTATCCGGGCTTGAACAGTCCACCATACTCGGTGAGCTTAACCTTAAAGATAAAGGTGACATAGGCGGGATAGTTCTCGGCAGGACACTTGCCGGGGAGCTTAGAAGTCTCGAAGGTGATACGGTTACAATGATAAGCACTGTCGGGCTGGAGAAATCCCTCACACAGTTCGTAGAGCCTATTACAAAGAAGTTCATAGTGCGGGGAATATTCGAATCGGACAATAAGGAATATGACAATAAATATGCGTTCATTTCGCTGGGAAACTCACAGCAGTTATTCGATCTGGGCGATAATGTTAATGGTATCGATATACGGTTAAACGATATAAAAGCATCCGAGTCGGTCAAAAAAGAGTTAGAAGAAAAACTTGGACCGGATTATACCGTTTCTACATGGTACGACCTGCACGCGGATTTCTACTCATTGATGAATATCGAGCGCTGGGTATCGTTCAGTATATTGAGCTTAATTATCGTTGTGGCTTCATTTAATATACTTACTTCCCTTACTATGACGGTTATCGAGAAGAAAAGGGATATAGGCGTATTAAAAGCGATCGGCGCAACGGAAAAAATGATAAGGAGAATATTCCTGTACGAAGGGATAACCGTGGGACTTATAGGGATGGTTGTAGGGACATTGCTGGGGCTTCTCACGATACTGGGACAAATACAATTTAAATTTTATCAGCTAGACCCCATGCGCTATGCAGTTGATGCGTTGCCGGTTGAGCTCAGAGTGATGGATTTTATAACCGTGCCCCTCGCAGCATTTTTGTTGTGTTTCTTTGCTTCTATATACCCGGCTTACAAAGCCGCTAAATCCGACCCGATACAATCGATCAGGTGGGAATAA
- a CDS encoding ABC transporter ATP-binding protein, giving the protein MDKKVILSAKDLKKSYKITKKNYLDVLKGIDLEIYDSEVVAIVGKSGTGKSTLLHILGTLDKPDTGQVLFEGNDIFAMREKQISEFRNKSLGFIFQFHHLLPEFTALENVLIASMIGGTKNEDRARELMKEVGISERESHKPSELSGGEAQRVAIARALINSPRLVLADEPTGNLDSENADAIMELLFGLRDKFGHTFVIVTHNEDFAGRCDRVIRLQDGMVIK; this is encoded by the coding sequence ATGGATAAAAAAGTAATACTATCAGCAAAAGACCTGAAGAAGTCTTATAAGATAACGAAGAAAAACTATCTCGACGTTTTAAAAGGGATAGATCTAGAAATATACGACAGCGAAGTGGTGGCAATCGTCGGTAAGTCCGGTACGGGGAAAAGCACACTTCTTCACATACTCGGCACGCTGGATAAACCCGATACGGGGCAGGTATTATTTGAGGGGAATGACATCTTCGCGATGCGAGAGAAGCAGATATCCGAATTCAGGAACAAAAGTTTAGGATTTATATTTCAATTTCATCATCTTCTGCCGGAATTCACGGCTCTCGAAAATGTACTCATTGCGTCGATGATAGGAGGAACTAAGAACGAAGACAGAGCGCGCGAGTTGATGAAGGAGGTCGGTATTTCGGAAAGAGAATCTCATAAGCCGTCGGAACTATCCGGGGGTGAGGCGCAGAGGGTTGCGATAGCACGCGCATTGATAAATTCGCCGCGGCTGGTACTCGCTGACGAGCCAACAGGTAACCTGGACAGCGAAAACGCTGATGCTATTATGGAGCTGTTATTTGGCTTAAGGGATAAGTTCGGTCATACCTTTGTAATAGTTACACATAACGAGGATTTCGCAGGAAGATGTGACAGGGTGATTCGCCTTCAGGATGGCATGGTAATAAAGTGA
- a CDS encoding potassium channel protein has translation MASEFRRSFRSDVYISRYYKKIVITVVLIILSTIFGTAGYMLIENYALIDAFYMTVITTSTVGFLEVQPLSDAGRLFTTLLIVTNIGIFFYGVTTIGGFIIEGEFKNFFKTFKVYKKIDKLEGHTIVCGYGRNGKQVCEVLLSRGNDFVVIDSKKELVEELRDREDMLYIDGNATDEDVLIRAGIKHASSIVSTLPSDPDNVYVVLSAKELNPGINIISRASNEDSVSKLKSAGANYVIMPEKIGGSHMAILVTEPDIMQFLAMLTGRDTGFNISFEEFSLEGIKDEKVTIRKLDLRRKTGANVIGLKDEEGKYLVNPDIDMELTSRTKVIILGSREQIKKAREVIKSM, from the coding sequence ATGGCATCGGAATTCAGGCGTTCTTTCAGGAGCGATGTTTATATATCCAGGTATTACAAAAAGATCGTCATAACGGTTGTTCTTATAATTCTTTCTACGATATTTGGCACCGCCGGGTATATGCTGATCGAAAATTACGCTCTGATAGACGCGTTTTACATGACTGTTATTACTACGTCGACGGTGGGATTTCTGGAGGTCCAGCCACTTAGCGACGCAGGCAGGTTATTTACAACCCTTTTGATCGTTACTAATATTGGGATCTTCTTTTACGGAGTTACGACCATCGGCGGGTTTATCATTGAAGGTGAATTTAAAAATTTCTTCAAAACATTTAAAGTTTACAAGAAAATAGATAAGCTTGAAGGACATACAATAGTCTGCGGTTACGGCAGAAACGGAAAGCAGGTGTGCGAGGTGCTTCTCTCACGCGGAAATGATTTCGTTGTGATCGATAGCAAAAAGGAACTTGTCGAGGAGCTCCGTGACAGAGAAGATATGCTGTACATAGACGGTAATGCAACCGACGAGGACGTGCTCATAAGAGCCGGTATCAAACATGCTTCCTCTATAGTTTCTACTCTGCCGTCGGATCCGGATAACGTTTACGTAGTCCTTTCGGCAAAAGAGCTTAACCCTGGTATTAATATCATAAGCAGGGCATCTAATGAGGACTCCGTAAGCAAACTAAAAAGCGCCGGAGCCAATTATGTGATCATGCCTGAAAAGATCGGCGGTTCTCACATGGCAATACTAGTTACCGAGCCCGATATAATGCAATTCCTGGCAATGCTGACCGGGCGCGATACGGGCTTCAACATATCATTCGAAGAATTTTCGCTGGAAGGAATAAAAGATGAAAAGGTTACTATACGCAAGCTTGACCTGAGAAGGAAAACAGGGGCAAACGTAATAGGACTAAAGGATGAAGAAGGAAAGTACCTGGTGAATCCGGATATAGATATGGAACTGACAAGCCGTACAAAAGTCATAATCCTGGGTTCCCGTGAGCAAATAAAGAAAGCCAGGGAAGTAATAAAAAGCATGTAA
- the pstB gene encoding phosphate ABC transporter ATP-binding protein, which produces MSKPKIVTKDLNLYYDRGKVHALKNINLDIEPNKITALIGPSGCGKSTFLRTLNRLNDLIDGVTIKGKVLIDDVDIYDKRVDVVSLRRRVGMVFQKSNPFPKSIYENVTYGPKINGVKNKKLLDEIAEESFIKAALWDEVKDRLHESALGLSGGQQQRLCIARALAVNPEIILMDEPASALDPISTNKIEELIFELKKSITIVIVTHNMQQASRVSDNCAFFLTGDVIEYDSTKNIFTKPKNEKTQNYITGKFG; this is translated from the coding sequence TTGAGCAAACCTAAGATAGTTACAAAAGATCTCAACCTGTACTACGATAGAGGCAAGGTCCACGCTCTTAAAAATATTAACCTGGATATAGAGCCTAACAAGATCACTGCGCTCATCGGTCCGTCCGGGTGCGGTAAGTCTACTTTTCTCCGAACGCTCAACAGGCTCAATGATCTAATCGACGGCGTAACCATCAAAGGTAAGGTATTAATTGACGACGTAGATATTTATGATAAGCGGGTAGATGTTGTATCTCTGCGCAGACGGGTAGGCATGGTATTCCAAAAATCCAATCCATTCCCAAAATCCATTTACGAAAACGTAACCTACGGTCCAAAGATAAACGGGGTAAAGAACAAAAAACTATTGGACGAGATTGCTGAGGAAAGCTTTATTAAAGCCGCACTCTGGGACGAAGTGAAAGACCGTTTACATGAATCCGCGCTTGGACTATCGGGCGGACAGCAGCAGCGGCTCTGTATAGCGCGCGCCCTGGCTGTAAATCCAGAAATAATACTCATGGATGAACCGGCTAGCGCCCTGGATCCCATTTCGACCAATAAAATAGAAGAGTTAATATTTGAATTGAAAAAAAGTATTACCATTGTTATTGTAACACATAACATGCAGCAAGCATCACGGGTTAGTGATAATTGTGCATTTTTCCTGACCGGGGACGTAATAGAGTACGATTCGACGAAAAATATATTTACGAAACCCAAAAACGAAAAGACACAGAACTATATCACCGGAAAATTCGGTTAA
- the phoU gene encoding phosphate signaling complex protein PhoU: MYQYLEEELDQLKARIIKMGSLVEEQIATAIKGLLTGDRSVIQKVVDGDEQVDKFDVKIDKHCQKIFALTQPVAIDLRLIMTALKINNDLERMGDLAVNIAHKIEPLADHTDLLFEFKVDEMSAAVQKIVKGSIDSFVNIDTELAVEIIKLDDVVDDMERDMFDEVVEKMRHDQHSIEPCSHILTLAKNLERLADHATNVAEDVIFLTDAKFIKHKKNIDKYAHPPKEDDDLSDEEHSDEPSSEDNTF; this comes from the coding sequence ATGTACCAATACCTGGAAGAAGAACTTGATCAGTTAAAGGCAAGGATCATAAAAATGGGAAGCCTCGTTGAGGAGCAGATCGCTACCGCAATAAAGGGACTTCTTACCGGGGATAGGAGCGTCATCCAAAAGGTGGTTGACGGTGACGAACAGGTAGATAAGTTCGATGTCAAAATAGACAAACACTGCCAGAAGATATTTGCCCTCACACAGCCCGTTGCGATCGACCTTCGTTTAATAATGACCGCGCTCAAAATAAACAACGATCTTGAAAGAATGGGCGACCTAGCGGTTAATATTGCTCACAAGATCGAACCTCTTGCCGATCATACAGACCTGTTATTCGAGTTCAAGGTAGATGAAATGTCAGCCGCAGTTCAAAAAATAGTGAAGGGAAGCATAGACTCATTCGTAAATATAGATACTGAACTGGCTGTAGAAATAATAAAACTTGATGACGTAGTAGATGATATGGAAAGAGATATGTTCGACGAAGTGGTCGAAAAAATGAGGCACGATCAGCATTCCATAGAACCATGCTCTCACATACTCACGCTTGCTAAGAACCTTGAACGCCTTGCCGATCACGCTACTAATGTAGCGGAAGACGTAATATTCCTCACCGACGCGAAATTTATCAAACACAAAAAGAACATCGATAAATACGCGCATCCTCCCAAAGAGGACGACGATCTCTCCGACGAAGAACATTCGGACGAACCCAGCTCTGAAGATAACACATTCTAG
- a CDS encoding TonB-dependent receptor plug domain-containing protein, translated as MKLYLAIFLVFCTNTVFSQNGDSTRTPSSNDTVKIPFDVNKIPGAYRLSNTSETIGISDWIWNDKRNLGEILNERPGYMVNFFDDGGRNVINFNRMDEKGIGIFKDGIQINDNLFGGFDIENISVNEIDTIEELSNISSFLWGYNTQTKSINIITKDIFQPELFSQLRFSQGRYGSEDADVYFSQSFSRKLNWQIGANKRSITGRYTNSDFDVWRARGKVNWLISPKANIRLNINYANIQRGLNGGLIYSTEDTLRSADDAQVVNSDAYEKLTNFYYDFSYTGRLFKNRNSLTKVRLYSQNSLREYRDEENRTNSNGIFISKNFHVIQYGLDVKQNLGFKISKDINTNLLIGGNMSLNIFDFDYPNPTLEGEINRFNANYYSAIGKLDTYYKELVITLSGRYDNLYSQSFIQSGIETNYTFYKNNDISVSAFGGTSGQYGNITYLYLLWFNPDSSGVNPINTTSSRYTEAGIKFSSKYFYAKLYQYGKSAHDKVRLADGNYEAGLLTEYIDARAVVNYNEGSVEPNEPEFFVKGDISFHDLLFKDNLNLRVGINLKYLHNLLTQPYNQLYYDPYTFNSQPITDSTYIDNLFNMDFYVSARIGSANIAFTFANLFDNFNYDTYLYPWDDRGGAFNSLSRFTITWDFLN; from the coding sequence GTGAAGCTTTATCTTGCAATATTCCTCGTATTTTGCACAAATACCGTTTTTTCTCAAAACGGAGATAGTACCCGCACCCCATCATCCAATGATACAGTAAAGATACCTTTCGATGTGAACAAAATACCCGGCGCATACCGGCTCTCCAATACATCCGAAACCATCGGTATTAGCGACTGGATCTGGAATGATAAAAGGAATTTGGGAGAGATATTAAATGAAAGACCCGGGTATATGGTAAATTTTTTTGATGACGGTGGAAGGAATGTGATAAACTTTAACCGGATGGATGAAAAAGGTATCGGTATCTTTAAAGACGGGATACAAATTAATGACAACCTCTTTGGAGGATTTGACATCGAGAATATATCCGTGAATGAGATAGATACGATCGAAGAACTATCGAATATATCATCCTTCCTGTGGGGGTACAATACTCAAACAAAATCAATTAATATAATCACAAAGGATATTTTCCAGCCCGAATTATTCTCACAATTAAGGTTTTCGCAAGGCAGATACGGATCGGAAGACGCGGACGTATATTTCAGCCAGTCTTTTTCAAGGAAATTGAATTGGCAAATAGGAGCAAACAAGCGCTCGATAACCGGCAGATACACAAATTCCGACTTCGATGTGTGGCGCGCAAGAGGAAAAGTAAATTGGCTCATATCACCAAAGGCAAACATCCGTCTTAATATTAACTACGCAAACATTCAAAGAGGTCTAAACGGTGGGTTAATATATTCGACCGAAGATACATTACGAAGTGCGGACGATGCGCAGGTTGTAAACTCGGATGCGTATGAAAAACTTACTAATTTTTATTACGACTTTTCATACACCGGAAGGTTATTTAAAAACAGAAATTCATTAACAAAGGTCAGATTATATTCACAGAACTCTCTGCGAGAATACAGGGATGAGGAAAACAGAACGAATTCAAACGGTATATTCATCAGCAAAAATTTCCATGTGATACAATACGGGCTGGACGTCAAGCAGAATTTAGGGTTTAAGATAAGCAAAGACATAAATACCAACTTGCTCATCGGTGGAAATATGAGCCTGAATATATTTGATTTTGACTACCCAAACCCTACACTCGAAGGAGAAATAAACAGATTTAACGCAAATTATTACTCCGCAATTGGAAAATTGGACACCTACTACAAAGAACTGGTAATTACTCTTTCCGGAAGGTATGATAATCTCTATTCGCAGAGCTTCATTCAGTCGGGAATAGAAACTAATTACACCTTCTACAAAAATAATGATATATCTGTATCCGCATTTGGCGGTACAAGCGGGCAGTATGGTAACATCACATATTTATATCTATTGTGGTTTAATCCGGATTCATCGGGTGTTAATCCGATAAATACTACATCATCGAGGTACACAGAGGCGGGGATCAAATTCAGCTCAAAATATTTCTATGCTAAGCTGTATCAATACGGAAAATCCGCCCATGATAAAGTCAGATTAGCAGATGGAAATTATGAAGCCGGCTTATTAACAGAGTATATCGATGCCAGAGCAGTAGTAAATTACAACGAGGGATCTGTTGAACCAAACGAACCGGAGTTTTTTGTTAAGGGAGACATAAGCTTTCATGATCTTCTCTTCAAAGATAATTTAAATTTAAGAGTCGGAATAAATCTTAAATACTTACACAACCTTCTTACACAACCTTATAACCAGCTTTATTACGACCCTTACACCTTCAATTCACAACCAATAACTGATTCCACTTATATCGATAATCTCTTCAACATGGATTTCTACGTCTCCGCCCGTATTGGTAGCGCGAATATAGCTTTCACATTCGCCAACCTATTCGATAATTTCAACTACGACACATATCTCTACCCATGGGATGACCGCGGTGGAGCGTTCAATTCCCTATCGAGATTTACTATTACGTGGGATTTCCTTAACTAG